In the genome of Halosolutus amylolyticus, the window GAATCGCGTCGTTGACCTGCTCGCGGCGTTTCCGGACCGCCTCGAGTACCGCTTCTTCTCGTGCCTCGGGGCTCGTCATATCAGTCGACAAGCTGGATGAGGTTCCCGTTGCGCGTGACGTGGAGGTCCCGGCCGAGCTTGTACCCCTCGCTCTCGCAGAGGTTGACGTAGCTCGAGTAGCCGCTCATGTCCTGGTGGGCGGGAATGACGTGCTGAGGCTGGAGCGCGTCCAGCATCTCGTAGTGGCCCTCCTGGTTGAGGTGGCCCGAGACGTGGATGTCGTCGTAGACGCGAGCGCCCTGCATGCCCAGCAGCTTCTCTGCCTGGTAGCGCTGACCCTCGTTGGTCGGCTCCGGAATGACCCGCGCCGAGAAGACGACCTTGTCGCCGTCGTCCAGTTCGTAGGGGGTCTCGCCGCGGGCCATCCGCGTGAGCATCGCCCGGGGCTCGCCCTGGTGGCCGGTGACGACGGGCAGGAAGTTCTCCTTGCCCTCGTTCATGATCCGCTTGAACGTCCGGTCGACGGACTTGCGGTGGCCGAACATCCCGAGATCCTCGGGGAAGTCGATGAAGTCGAGTCGCTCGGCGGTCCCGGAGTACTTCTCCATCGAGCGGCCCAGCAGGACGGGCTGGCGGCCGATGTCCTTGGCGAACTCGACGAGGCTCGTCACGCGGGCGATGTGACTCGAGAACGTCGTGGCGACGATGCCGCCGTCGTAGTCCTCCATGCTGTAGAGGACGTCGCGGAGGTGTTCGCGGGCGACGTTTTCGGAGGGTGTCCGGCCCTTCTTGTTCGCGTTCGTACAGTCCTCGATGTAACAGAGGACGCCGTTGCCCTCGCGCCCGATCTCGCGGAACCGCTTCATGTCGATCGGGTCGCCGATGACGGGCGTGTGGTCCATGCGCTTGTCCAGCCCGTAGACGACTGCGCCTTCGGGCGTGTGCAGGACCGGGTTGATCGCGTCGATGATCGAGTGAGTGACGTTGACGAACTCGAGTTCGACCTGCCCGGAGTCGCCGATCGACATCGTCTCGCCGGCGTCCATCTTGATGAGGTCGTTCTCGACGCCGAACTTCTGCTCGCCCTCGATCTGCTGTTTGACGAGTTCGATCGTGAAGGGGGTGGCGACGACCGGTGCGTTGTACCGGTGGGCCAGCTTGGAGATGGCGCCGATGTGGTCCAGGTGGCCGTGGGTCGGCACGATGGCCTGAACGTCGCCCTCGAGATCGGACATGATCCGGTCGTCGGGGATCGCGCCCATGTCGATCAGGTCGAGACTGTGCATCCGCTCGGTTTCGACGTTGTCGTGGATCAGAACCTGCGAGAGGTTCAGTCCCATGTCGAAGATGACGACGTCGTCACCGGCGCGGACGGCAGTCATCTGCCGTCCGACTTCCTCGTAACCGCCAATCGTTGCAATTTCGATTTCCATGGTCGTTGTACTGAAAGCCGCGTATGGACTCTCATCGAAACGGTCCGCGGACTCCCGGTTGTGCGGCCCCGGCGTCTTTCAGCGCGTTGGCCATCCCGCTATGCGCTCGTGGCGGCGATCGCCGCCGATCGGCCCACGGCACCGCCGTGAGCCGCGAACGCACTTGCCCGCGGGTTTCGCTAGTGGCCACTACACGCCCGGGTGTTAAAAACGCAGTGGGTTGACCACGCCTCGACCGAATACCGTCACGCCGTCGAACGGCGAGCGTAGACGGCCCCCTCGACCGGCAGTTTCCTTCGCACATCCATAAATATTAATTACAGTGGGGTAATAGTACATTGGCATGCCACATCACACCACAGAATCGGAGTCGACATCGACGACACCCTCACGACGGACCGTCCTTCGAGGAACCGGCGCGCTGCTCGTCGGCACCGGTACGATCGCGGCGGCGAGTGCGCCCGTTTCGGCGGGGAAGAAAGACAGTTGCGACGACCCGCCGCTGTCCTATCCGCGGGTAACGACCCGCGGTCACTTCGACACGACGTGGTACGGGAGCGTCGTCCTGACCGACGGCAATACGGCCACCAACTTCGAGTACGCCGGAGACGGGATTCCGGGCGTTCACACCGATCCCGAGGACGAACTCCTGATTCACGCCCACGGCTGGAACAACGACCTGGAGGGCGGCGTCTGCTCGGTCAGCGAGGCCGGCGAGACGTTCGCGGCCGAAGGATACGACTTCCCCGTCGTCGGCTACAGCTGGGACGCGGATTTCGGCTGGTACAACGCGACCGAAATCGCCGAACGGAACGGCGCGAAACTGGCAGCCTTCCTGAGCGGGTACGCGGACGCGAATCCCGACGTCACGCTCCGCGTGTGCAGTCACTCGCTCGGTGCGCGAGTCGCTCTCAGCGCCCTGCAATCGCTCGACGCCTGGGGCCGGTCCGACGTCGTCGAATCGACGGTTCTGCTCGGCGGTGCAGCCGACGAGGACGCCGTCTCGATGGAAGGGCAGTACGGATCGAACATCGAAGCCGCGACCGGACGACTGGACAACTTCTGGATGGAAGACGACGACGTCCTCGACTGGGCGTACAGCACCGCCGAGTGGGGAACCGCCGTCGGGGCCGCCGGCGTCGACGGAACGCCGCCGGTGAACTACACCGACCACAACGTCGATTACGTCCCGGACCACTTCAGCCACTACAAAGAAGACGGCTGTCTCCACGAGGTCGTCGACACGTTCTGACCGGGTGGAGCCGTGTACGGGATCCGGAGACCCAGGTCGCTGGTGTCCCGGGCGAGGCCTACCCGATCGTCGTCCCCGGATCCGCTCCGGCGAGGAAGCCGTCGAGATCCTCGAGCCCGAAGATCGACGCCTCGGCCTCCAGTTCGAGCAGCGCCCGGACCTTCGCGGCCATCCCGCCGGTGACGTCCGTCGAATCGCTCTCCCCGAGCACGTCCGCCACGTCGTCGTACGACCCGATCCGATCGATCACGGCGTCCTCGTCGTCGAGGACCCCCGGCACCGTCGAACAGAGGCCGATCCGATCGGCCCCGAGATCGCGTGCGAGTGCCGCCACGAGTTCGTCCCCGCTGACGATCGTCACCCCCTCACCCGCGTGGGCGATCACGTCGCCGTGTAAAACGGGGACGAACCCCTCCGCGAGCAACGTCTCGACCTGACCGGTCGGGAGCGTCAGTTCGCTCTCGCCGTCACGGTGGCCCCCCGAGAACGGATGGACGGGAACGGCCGCGACGTCGCGCTCGTGCAGTCGCGAGAGGACGAACCTGTTGAGCGTCGTCATCGCGCCGTGGATGTCGAGCACGGCACCCGCGTCGTGGGTTCCGCCCGTCGTGCTGACGCCGTGCTCGCTCGCGTTGTGGTGGCCGAAACTCCCGCCGCCGTGGACGATCACGAGTCCGTCTGCGAGCGCGTCGCCACCCGCATCGAGCGCGGCCGCGATCGCGTCCGCCGCTCGAGCGAGTGCCGCACCGTCGAGGGTCTCCGCCCGATCCTTGTCCGTGACGACGCTTCCGCCGAGTTTCAGGACGATCATTCGAGTCGCTTCACCCCTTCCTCCGCGAGTTCGGCGCGGAACGCTTCCTCACAGCCCGGCGTAAAGGAGAGGGCCGTCTCGGTCTCGTCGGTCGGGTCCAGGGCGACGATACAGCCGCCGCCGCCCGCACCGGTCAGTTTCGCCCCGTAGGCCTCCGCGTCGCGGGCCGCCCAGACCATCGCGTCGAGTGATCGCGACGAGACGCCGAGCGCCGCCAGGAGGCCGTGGTTGAAGTCCATCAATCGCCCGAGTTCTTCGATATCGCCGTCCGCGAGCGCCTGTTCGCCGTTCCGGACGACGTCGCCGATCGCCTCGACCGTGTCCGCCGCGAACTCGTACTCCTCGCGCAGGCCGCGCACGCCCGCCACCAGTTCGCCCGTATCGCCCGCGCCGCCGTCGAACCCGATCACGATCGGCAGGTCGGGGGCCTCGATCGAGCGGCAGTCGTCGCCCTCGACCCTGACCGCGCCGCCGGTAGCCGAACAGAACGTGTCCGCACGCGAGGCCTGGCCGTCCTGGACCGCATACTCCGTCTGGAAGGCGCGCTCGGCGAGTTCGTCGGTGTCGAGCGTGACGCCGAGTTCCCGCGTGGCCGCGTCGATCGCAGCCACGACGACGGCCGCCGAGGAGCCGAGCCCTGCACCCAGGGGAATGTCGCTCTCGATCGTCACGTCGAAGCCGACGTCCGCCTCGCCGGTGACCTCGCGTACCTGTTCGATCGCGCCGTCGACGTACCCCATGGCCGCGCTGACGAGCGACTGGGGGACGTCGACGTCCGGTTGATCGTCCGGGTTCGCGCCGTACTCGACCGTAAAGCCGTTCAGGCTGAGATCTTCCGAGTTGACGCGTAACTTCCCGTCGTCGCGTCGTCTGGCGTCGACCCGGGCCCGCCGCTCGATCGCACACGGCACCGCGGGTTCGCCGTAGACGACTGCGTGCTCCCCGAAGAGGTATACCTTGCCGGGGGCGCTCGAACGTGTCATGCCCGGCCGTTCGCACGACGATGGTTAATAGCTGTCTGTCTCTCCGATCGACCGCTCCCGGCCCGGGTCGGCCGTTTCTCCCGCGGTGACTGGACTTATGTCCGCGTCGTCCGAATCCGGGGACGATGTCACTGGTCTTGCCGAGCGAACTCGTCGTCGAGCGGTTCCTGCCGGCCGTCCGGGGGATGCTCGCCCGTCGGCTCGCCGATCGCGGCCTCACCCAGCAGGAGATCGCCGCCCACCTCGGCGTCACCCAGGCCGC includes:
- a CDS encoding ribonuclease J; its protein translation is MEIEIATIGGYEEVGRQMTAVRAGDDVVIFDMGLNLSQVLIHDNVETERMHSLDLIDMGAIPDDRIMSDLEGDVQAIVPTHGHLDHIGAISKLAHRYNAPVVATPFTIELVKQQIEGEQKFGVENDLIKMDAGETMSIGDSGQVELEFVNVTHSIIDAINPVLHTPEGAVVYGLDKRMDHTPVIGDPIDMKRFREIGREGNGVLCYIEDCTNANKKGRTPSENVAREHLRDVLYSMEDYDGGIVATTFSSHIARVTSLVEFAKDIGRQPVLLGRSMEKYSGTAERLDFIDFPEDLGMFGHRKSVDRTFKRIMNEGKENFLPVVTGHQGEPRAMLTRMARGETPYELDDGDKVVFSARVIPEPTNEGQRYQAEKLLGMQGARVYDDIHVSGHLNQEGHYEMLDALQPQHVIPAHQDMSGYSSYVNLCESEGYKLGRDLHVTRNGNLIQLVD
- a CDS encoding DUF726 domain-containing protein, whose protein sequence is MPHHTTESESTSTTPSRRTVLRGTGALLVGTGTIAAASAPVSAGKKDSCDDPPLSYPRVTTRGHFDTTWYGSVVLTDGNTATNFEYAGDGIPGVHTDPEDELLIHAHGWNNDLEGGVCSVSEAGETFAAEGYDFPVVGYSWDADFGWYNATEIAERNGAKLAAFLSGYADANPDVTLRVCSHSLGARVALSALQSLDAWGRSDVVESTVLLGGAADEDAVSMEGQYGSNIEAATGRLDNFWMEDDDVLDWAYSTAEWGTAVGAAGVDGTPPVNYTDHNVDYVPDHFSHYKEDGCLHEVVDTF
- a CDS encoding isopentenyl phosphate kinase; translated protein: MIVLKLGGSVVTDKDRAETLDGAALARAADAIAAALDAGGDALADGLVIVHGGGSFGHHNASEHGVSTTGGTHDAGAVLDIHGAMTTLNRFVLSRLHERDVAAVPVHPFSGGHRDGESELTLPTGQVETLLAEGFVPVLHGDVIAHAGEGVTIVSGDELVAALARDLGADRIGLCSTVPGVLDDEDAVIDRIGSYDDVADVLGESDSTDVTGGMAAKVRALLELEAEASIFGLEDLDGFLAGADPGTTIG
- the mvk gene encoding mevalonate kinase, with amino-acid sequence MTRSSAPGKVYLFGEHAVVYGEPAVPCAIERRARVDARRRDDGKLRVNSEDLSLNGFTVEYGANPDDQPDVDVPQSLVSAAMGYVDGAIEQVREVTGEADVGFDVTIESDIPLGAGLGSSAAVVVAAIDAATRELGVTLDTDELAERAFQTEYAVQDGQASRADTFCSATGGAVRVEGDDCRSIEAPDLPIVIGFDGGAGDTGELVAGVRGLREEYEFAADTVEAIGDVVRNGEQALADGDIEELGRLMDFNHGLLAALGVSSRSLDAMVWAARDAEAYGAKLTGAGGGGCIVALDPTDETETALSFTPGCEEAFRAELAEEGVKRLE